TGCCTGAGGGATAAAAGTTCTTTCCTGAGCTGCTCATTTTCTTTTCTAAGCCTCTCCAACTGTTCTACTAATGCCGCTTCTGTTTGTTTACTGTTGTCCATGATATAACGGATAAATACGTACTTATCTGCCAAAAGTAAATATTTTCTTGCAGATAAGTACGTATTTATCCATTTATTTTCAAAGAATCATTCAATCACCATGATTCGGTCATTCAATCCGACTTTCATTCCATCTTCCACAAAAACGTCTTTCACGACACCGTCCGCCACCGAACGTATCTCGTTTTCCATCTTCATAGCCACCAATACACAAAGCGGGTCACCGCGCTTCACGCTGTCCCCCTTCTTCACATACGTTTTCAGTATGACACCCGGCATCGGCGCCTGCACCACCTGCCGTCCCACCGACTCGGCAGCAGAACGTGCATTGTGTATCTTCTCCATCTCTCCCTGCAACTCAATCTGATACAATTCCCCCTTATTCATTATTGTATAAGAATTATTAGAAGAAGGAGAAATCTGCACTCC
The DNA window shown above is from Bacteroides faecium and carries:
- a CDS encoding biotin/lipoyl-containing protein: MGTTLATYYARLQDMPDSEYKVEILEDGPIKKIAVNGKVYEVDYNMGGDSIHSIIIDHHSHGVQISPSSNNSYTIMNKGELYQIELQGEMEKIHNARSAAESVGRQVVQAPMPGVILKTYVKKGDSVKRGDPLCVLVAMKMENEIRSVADGVVKDVFVEDGMKVGLNDRIMVIE